A genomic window from Aminivibrio sp. includes:
- a CDS encoding dihydroxyacetone kinase subunit DhaK, which yields MQRFVNDPSRVVDDMLIGFVKSHGNLVETTENSRVLKTRSAPVKGRVGIVTGGGSGHKPAFIGYLGRNMVDAVAVGEIFSSPPAKAFYDAFVAADGGVGVACLYGNYAGDNMNVKMAKESAEEDGIKIMTVVANDDVPSAPKGQENKRRGGAGEIFMWKVGGAKAARGGSLEEVIAAAQKAIDNTRSVGVGLTPCTIPAVGKPNFKIEPGKMEIGIGHHGEPGIEVADLAPADEIAESMVNIILPDLPFVKGDEVTVLVSGLGATPVMELYILFGKMAECIEAKGITIHSSYVGNYFTSLEMMGATLTVMKLDEELKELMDFEAESMGLTQFQR from the coding sequence ATGCAGCGTTTCGTGAATGATCCGTCCAGAGTTGTTGATGATATGCTCATCGGTTTCGTGAAAAGTCATGGAAATCTTGTGGAGACGACGGAGAATTCCAGGGTACTTAAAACCCGCTCCGCCCCTGTGAAAGGACGAGTGGGTATTGTGACGGGCGGCGGCTCGGGACACAAACCCGCTTTCATAGGGTATCTCGGCCGCAACATGGTAGATGCTGTGGCTGTTGGCGAAATCTTCTCGTCCCCCCCCGCAAAAGCTTTCTACGACGCTTTTGTGGCTGCCGATGGAGGGGTTGGAGTCGCCTGTCTTTACGGAAATTATGCCGGAGACAACATGAATGTGAAGATGGCGAAGGAATCGGCTGAGGAAGACGGCATAAAGATCATGACGGTGGTCGCGAACGACGATGTGCCTTCTGCCCCCAAGGGACAGGAAAATAAACGCCGCGGCGGTGCGGGCGAAATTTTCATGTGGAAAGTGGGGGGCGCGAAGGCTGCCCGGGGAGGGTCTTTGGAAGAAGTGATCGCCGCCGCGCAGAAGGCCATAGACAATACACGGAGCGTGGGCGTGGGGCTTACACCGTGCACTATACCGGCTGTGGGAAAACCGAATTTCAAAATAGAACCGGGAAAGATGGAGATAGGTATCGGTCACCACGGCGAGCCGGGAATTGAAGTTGCCGATCTTGCCCCCGCTGACGAAATTGCGGAATCCATGGTCAACATCATTCTCCCCGACCTGCCTTTCGTGAAGGGCGACGAAGTGACGGTGCTTGTTTCCGGTTTGGGGGCCACGCCGGTAATGGAGCTCTACATTCTCTTCGGAAAAATGGCGGAGTGTATCGAAGCGAAAGGCATCACAATTCACTCGTCCTACGTCGGGAACTATTTCACCTCCCTTGAGATGATGGGTGCGACTCTTACGGTGATGAAGCTTGACGAAGAGTTGAAAGAGCTTATGGACTTCGAGGCCGAGAGTATGGGCCTCACCCAATTTCAGAGGTAG
- the dhaL gene encoding dihydroxyacetone kinase subunit DhaL, which translates to MTRAAFSNREGACIIKDLIRVIRENKAYLSEIDGAIGDGDHGVNMEKGFSMCLSRVDWETSDFSGAAKTLGRILLMEIGGSMGPIYGTFFSKLAKETQGKEKIGGEEFSAMMNSAMAGIVELGGAKQGDKTLLDTLIPAVNAFDRAFAEKKDFNAALLSMQEAAKIGWESTRDMVAKVGRASRLGERSRGVLDAGATSCYLLLDAMAESIRRILMEVP; encoded by the coding sequence ATGACGAGGGCGGCGTTTTCGAACAGAGAAGGAGCCTGTATCATCAAGGATCTTATTCGGGTGATCCGGGAGAACAAGGCCTACCTCAGTGAAATCGACGGAGCAATAGGCGACGGCGACCACGGGGTCAACATGGAGAAGGGGTTCTCAATGTGTCTCTCTCGGGTGGACTGGGAGACGAGCGATTTCTCCGGCGCGGCGAAGACGCTCGGCCGAATCCTCCTGATGGAGATCGGAGGCTCGATGGGGCCTATCTACGGAACTTTCTTCAGTAAGCTGGCAAAGGAGACGCAAGGCAAAGAAAAAATCGGCGGGGAAGAATTCAGTGCCATGATGAACAGTGCAATGGCGGGAATAGTAGAGCTTGGAGGTGCGAAGCAGGGCGACAAGACGCTGCTGGATACGCTCATCCCCGCGGTGAATGCCTTTGACAGGGCGTTCGCTGAAAAAAAAGATTTTAATGCAGCCTTGCTCTCCATGCAAGAAGCGGCAAAAATAGGTTGGGAGTCCACAAGAGATATGGTTGCGAAAGTAGGTCGCGCAAGCCGACTTGGAGAACGTTCCCGAGGGGTTCTCGATGCGGGTGCCACCTCCTGTTATCTATTGCTCGACGCTATGGCGGAATCGATCCGGCGTATTTTGATGGAGGTTCCATGA
- the rpiB gene encoding ribose 5-phosphate isomerase B: MVRIILGCDNAAVSLKNEITAFLKSKGVDVEDMGVMDASDETPYPEVAARVAKRIIKSGYADKGILICGTGIGMAIAANKFPGIYAAQVHDVYSAERACLSNNANVITMGARVIGPELAKKLVEEWLPLEFIPGRSSSKLDAIRKIEKENFRNV, translated from the coding sequence ATGGTACGCATAATCTTGGGGTGTGACAATGCCGCCGTCTCTCTTAAAAATGAAATTACGGCGTTTCTGAAGTCCAAAGGAGTCGATGTAGAGGATATGGGGGTCATGGACGCTTCCGATGAGACACCCTACCCCGAGGTGGCGGCCCGAGTGGCGAAGAGGATTATCAAAAGCGGCTACGCCGATAAGGGCATCCTCATTTGCGGCACGGGGATAGGAATGGCGATAGCGGCGAATAAGTTCCCGGGAATTTACGCCGCACAGGTCCATGACGTCTATTCCGCAGAGCGGGCATGTCTCAGCAATAATGCCAATGTTATCACCATGGGGGCCAGGGTCATAGGCCCGGAGCTTGCGAAAAAGCTTGTGGAAGAGTGGCTTCCCCTGGAGTTCATCCCGGGAAGATCGAGTTCGAAGCTGGATGCTATCAGGAAAATCGAGAAAGAAAATTTTCGGAATGTATAG
- a CDS encoding carbohydrate ABC transporter permease, producing the protein MLLGLGIALLICKRDNWFSRTLKVILVFPLMIAPVIATIIWQLMTNTSVGILEKFLNYFGVYGFPWASSPQTALFTAALIDIWVYTPFVIVLIVAGINSLPKSPFESALIDGGSAWFTFKNLTLPMLKPFLYIALIFRLMASMQEYGIIFALTKGGPGDTLMNLSLTAYNKGFAFLKFGEAMPYILFLWVVIYIISKKLVSNWLIVQRKASGR; encoded by the coding sequence ATGCTTCTCGGTCTGGGAATCGCCCTGCTCATCTGCAAAAGGGACAACTGGTTCAGCCGGACGCTGAAGGTCATACTTGTCTTCCCCCTCATGATCGCTCCTGTTATCGCTACCATTATATGGCAGCTCATGACCAATACCTCTGTAGGGATTCTTGAAAAGTTTTTGAACTACTTTGGGGTTTACGGTTTTCCGTGGGCATCATCGCCTCAAACGGCTCTTTTTACGGCCGCGCTTATTGACATATGGGTGTACACGCCCTTTGTCATCGTCCTCATAGTGGCGGGGATCAACTCTCTCCCCAAGTCTCCTTTCGAATCCGCGCTTATCGACGGAGGTTCGGCGTGGTTTACATTCAAAAATCTGACCCTCCCCATGTTGAAACCCTTTCTCTATATCGCTCTCATATTTCGTCTGATGGCTTCCATGCAGGAGTACGGCATTATTTTTGCCCTGACAAAAGGAGGGCCGGGAGATACTCTCATGAATTTGTCTCTTACCGCGTACAACAAGGGGTTCGCTTTTCTTAAGTTCGGCGAAGCTATGCCCTATATCCTGTTCCTTTGGGTCGTTATTTACATAATAAGCAAGAAGCTCGTGAGCAACTGGCTTATCGTGCAGCGGAAGGCATCCGGAAGGTAG
- a CDS encoding carbohydrate ABC transporter permease — protein MKNSPMEFLARNAMLFLWTIFAIFPLFWMIVISFKSDAQMFNTTFLFDPTLENYNAVLLKTDYFKYFMDNLIVSGGAVLVSILVGVPAAYSLARFDFRGKEDLAFTILSFKFAPEILVVLPLFLVYQKIGLYDTYIGLIWVYQLITLPLLVWVLRGYFEDISVEIEQAAQLDGYKWYQIFIRILLPLIKPGLVASALLAFIFAWNSFTFPLLLSGFNIMPVTVASLRYIASDTVHYGQMAVAAVVTATPEVILALVIQKHLVRGLSFGAVKG, from the coding sequence ATGAAGAACAGTCCGATGGAATTTCTCGCCCGTAATGCAATGCTCTTTCTATGGACGATTTTCGCTATCTTTCCTCTTTTCTGGATGATCGTCATCTCTTTCAAGAGCGATGCCCAGATGTTCAATACCACGTTTCTCTTCGATCCCACTCTCGAAAACTATAATGCTGTACTGTTGAAAACAGATTATTTCAAGTATTTTATGGACAATCTTATTGTCAGCGGCGGCGCGGTGCTCGTCTCGATACTGGTAGGAGTCCCGGCGGCCTACTCTCTGGCCCGCTTCGATTTCCGAGGAAAAGAGGACCTTGCCTTCACCATTCTTTCCTTCAAGTTCGCGCCGGAAATTCTCGTGGTGCTTCCTCTTTTCCTTGTCTACCAGAAGATAGGACTTTACGATACATACATCGGCCTGATCTGGGTCTATCAGCTTATTACCTTGCCTCTTCTGGTATGGGTGCTCCGCGGCTATTTCGAGGATATATCCGTGGAGATAGAACAGGCGGCGCAGCTCGACGGCTACAAATGGTATCAGATCTTCATCCGTATCCTGCTGCCGCTCATCAAGCCGGGGCTTGTCGCATCCGCCCTTTTGGCGTTCATCTTCGCCTGGAACAGCTTTACATTCCCGCTGTTGCTCAGTGGATTCAATATTATGCCGGTTACCGTCGCCTCCTTGAGATATATAGCTTCGGATACCGTCCATTACGGCCAAATGGCTGTGGCGGCGGTCGTGACGGCCACTCCGGAAGTGATACTGGCCCTGGTCATTCAAAAACACCTTGTCCGCGGACTAAGTTTCGGCGCGGTCAAAGGATAG
- a CDS encoding ABC transporter ATP-binding protein has protein sequence MAHITLDGISKSFGKIQALKNIDLEVRDREFFVLFGPSGAGKTTVLKTVAGIEFPDGGLLRFDDEIMNLVEPALRNVSMVFENYALYPHMTVYDNIASPMRSPLHRKDEQFIKQSVQKVADMLGIGHLLERLPSQLSNGQRQRTAIGRCLVRSPRVFLMDEPLAHLDAKLRHLMRTELKAMQTEFDTTTIYVTHDYTEAMSLSDRVGIIDKGEIVQIGSSDEIYYTPVNEFVAKLVGEPEINMVDIDLVRRGDLLYAVSCDSGHFFPVEEDVARVLENAPYDGVGRWRMGIRGINVGYSFEKSDDCVEGTVYNLEPIGNKSILTIKVKDLFFQAVAQNDLQAELDSRIFMTLDMQNALFFNGETGAFVTRHNQAELVGRH, from the coding sequence GTGGCACATATTACGCTTGATGGAATATCGAAATCCTTCGGTAAAATCCAGGCATTGAAGAATATCGACCTTGAAGTGCGGGACAGGGAGTTTTTCGTCCTCTTCGGGCCCTCGGGAGCGGGAAAGACGACGGTTCTCAAAACAGTGGCGGGCATCGAATTTCCGGACGGAGGGCTGCTGCGCTTCGACGATGAGATCATGAACCTCGTCGAGCCGGCGCTCCGTAACGTCTCAATGGTATTCGAGAATTATGCCCTCTACCCGCACATGACTGTGTACGACAATATTGCGTCCCCGATGAGAAGTCCTCTGCACAGGAAAGACGAACAGTTTATAAAACAGAGTGTGCAGAAAGTAGCCGACATGCTGGGTATCGGCCATTTACTGGAGAGGCTGCCCTCTCAACTCAGCAACGGACAGCGTCAGAGAACGGCGATAGGGCGCTGCCTTGTCCGTTCGCCCCGCGTCTTTCTCATGGACGAACCTCTGGCTCATCTCGATGCGAAACTGCGGCATCTCATGCGTACGGAGCTGAAAGCAATGCAGACGGAGTTCGACACGACAACTATATACGTAACGCACGATTATACCGAAGCCATGAGCCTCAGCGACCGTGTCGGCATTATTGATAAAGGCGAAATCGTTCAGATTGGAAGCAGCGATGAAATTTATTATACTCCGGTCAACGAATTCGTGGCGAAGCTTGTCGGCGAACCCGAGATCAATATGGTCGACATCGATCTTGTCCGTCGGGGCGATCTGCTCTACGCCGTATCTTGCGACAGCGGTCATTTTTTCCCGGTGGAAGAGGATGTTGCACGGGTTCTGGAAAACGCTCCCTATGACGGGGTCGGGAGATGGCGCATGGGAATTCGCGGGATCAACGTGGGGTATTCCTTCGAGAAATCGGATGACTGTGTAGAAGGTACCGTCTATAATCTTGAACCCATAGGCAATAAATCCATCCTTACCATCAAGGTGAAGGATTTATTCTTCCAGGCTGTGGCACAAAATGACCTCCAGGCGGAACTGGATTCGCGCATTTTTATGACGCTCGATATGCAAAACGCCCTGTTTTTCAACGGCGAGACAGGAGCTTTCGTCACACGTCATAATCAGGCTGAACTGGTAGGGAGGCATTAG
- a CDS encoding ABC transporter ATP-binding protein produces MARLVLKNVFKRYETKKKVANEYAVNDFSLSCEDGEFVGILGPSGCGKTTTLRMIAGLETITKGDIFIGDSRINDLHPKDRNIGLAFEDYALYPPLNVYDNIAFNLLAKNISKDEIHRRVMEIAPLMKVEDLLEMKPAGLSGGQKQRVNIARALIRRPMVLLLDEPLSHLDGKMRQVLRTEIKRIHNRIKCTTVLVTHDQMEAMSLADRIAIMDEGKLQQFGTPLEVYDSPANLFVAGFIGEPPMNLMKVSIVEEDGKIYFLFPRKGIRVAVPRKYRGMVKSGMNVVLGVRPTDIIINNEAEAVSEAVVDVFENLGDEKRISIDVGEEEFLTITTEDERRYQKGDRIHLQFHEAKTHIFDIETGNRIQA; encoded by the coding sequence ATGGCTCGGCTTGTGTTGAAAAACGTGTTTAAGCGGTATGAAACCAAAAAAAAGGTCGCGAACGAATATGCCGTCAACGATTTTTCCCTTTCGTGCGAGGACGGCGAGTTCGTGGGCATTCTCGGCCCTTCGGGCTGCGGCAAGACGACGACGCTTCGTATGATCGCCGGGCTGGAGACGATTACGAAGGGAGATATCTTCATAGGGGATTCCCGAATCAACGACCTTCACCCCAAAGACAGGAACATCGGTCTCGCCTTCGAAGACTACGCCCTTTACCCACCGCTGAATGTTTACGACAACATCGCGTTCAATCTTTTGGCGAAGAACATCTCGAAGGATGAAATTCATCGGCGGGTGATGGAGATCGCTCCCCTTATGAAGGTGGAGGATCTGCTTGAGATGAAGCCCGCCGGACTTTCCGGAGGGCAGAAGCAGCGGGTGAACATTGCCCGGGCTCTCATACGGAGGCCGATGGTGCTGCTTCTCGACGAACCTCTTTCTCATCTTGACGGAAAAATGAGGCAGGTTCTCCGGACGGAGATCAAGCGGATACACAATCGGATAAAGTGTACCACTGTGCTCGTCACCCATGATCAGATGGAAGCGATGTCGCTGGCGGACCGCATCGCCATCATGGACGAAGGCAAGCTCCAGCAGTTCGGGACGCCTCTTGAAGTCTACGACAGTCCCGCCAACTTGTTTGTCGCGGGGTTTATCGGCGAACCTCCCATGAATCTCATGAAGGTGAGCATCGTGGAGGAGGATGGAAAGATTTACTTCCTTTTCCCCCGCAAAGGAATTCGCGTGGCGGTACCCCGCAAGTACAGAGGGATGGTAAAGTCCGGAATGAACGTAGTCCTTGGAGTTCGTCCGACTGATATCATCATCAATAACGAAGCCGAAGCGGTCTCTGAGGCTGTAGTCGACGTGTTCGAGAATCTCGGAGACGAAAAACGAATCAGCATCGACGTCGGAGAGGAAGAATTTCTGACCATTACAACGGAAGATGAACGACGGTATCAAAAAGGAGATAGAATTCATCTTCAATTTCATGAAGCTAAAACGCACATATTCGATATTGAGACAGGCAATAGGATTCAGGCGTGA
- a CDS encoding alcohol dehydrogenase catalytic domain-containing protein, with protein MTDLPKKMKALVAYAPKDYRYEEVDVPVAGEGEIIIKVEACGICAGDTKSYLGAPRFWGEEGRPSYIKAPVIPGHEFIGHIVEMGPNVKGDFQIGDRVTSDQIVPCWECKFCKSGRYWMCQKHDVYGFQYNVNGGMAEYMRLPKEALVYKIPKDIPMEAAVLVEPFACSKHCIDRAQIGNEDIVVIGGVGCLGLGMIGAAKLRNPKTLVVLDVNDHRLELAKKFGADIVMNPTKEDVVKKVLDMTGGYGCDIYIEASGHPSAVQQGLDMIRKLGRFVEFSVFGHPVTVDWSIISDEKELDLLGVHLSPYCFEPVIEWIAEGRIPTEGVVSHKLPLEKWKEGFELALKGEGAVRVVLVP; from the coding sequence ATGACTGATCTGCCGAAAAAAATGAAGGCTCTTGTTGCATATGCGCCGAAGGATTACCGTTACGAGGAGGTTGATGTTCCCGTAGCCGGAGAGGGAGAGATCATCATCAAGGTCGAAGCGTGCGGAATCTGCGCCGGAGACACGAAGTCCTACCTCGGAGCCCCCCGCTTCTGGGGCGAAGAGGGAAGGCCTTCCTACATCAAGGCCCCCGTCATTCCTGGACATGAGTTTATCGGTCATATAGTGGAGATGGGTCCCAACGTGAAGGGCGACTTCCAAATCGGCGATAGAGTGACTTCCGATCAGATCGTCCCCTGCTGGGAATGCAAGTTCTGCAAAAGCGGGCGCTACTGGATGTGCCAGAAACACGATGTATACGGTTTTCAGTACAACGTGAACGGCGGCATGGCCGAGTATATGCGTCTTCCCAAAGAGGCGCTGGTGTACAAGATTCCCAAGGACATTCCCATGGAGGCGGCAGTCCTGGTGGAACCCTTTGCGTGCTCGAAACACTGTATCGATCGGGCGCAGATCGGCAATGAGGATATTGTGGTGATCGGCGGCGTCGGATGTCTTGGCCTCGGTATGATCGGCGCGGCGAAGCTTCGCAATCCCAAAACACTCGTTGTTCTTGATGTCAACGATCATCGCCTCGAATTGGCAAAGAAGTTTGGAGCCGATATCGTCATGAACCCGACAAAAGAGGACGTAGTGAAGAAAGTGCTTGACATGACCGGCGGCTACGGATGCGACATCTACATCGAAGCGTCGGGGCACCCTTCCGCGGTGCAGCAGGGGCTGGATATGATCCGCAAGCTTGGACGTTTTGTGGAGTTCAGTGTTTTCGGCCATCCTGTGACGGTTGATTGGAGCATCATTAGCGACGAAAAGGAACTTGACCTTCTGGGGGTTCATCTCAGCCCGTACTGTTTCGAACCTGTCATTGAGTGGATAGCGGAAGGAAGAATTCCCACGGAGGGCGTGGTCTCTCACAAGCTGCCTCTTGAAAAGTGGAAAGAGGGGTTTGAACTGGCTCTCAAGGGCGAGGGCGCTGTTCGGGTTGTTCTCGTCCCCTGA
- a CDS encoding ABC transporter substrate-binding protein yields MKKIVLLLVVTMFLISAGTAVAAEFNWKQCEGRTIKVLFNQHPYAEGIIKKLPEFEAKTGIKVVHTMIPEENYFDKLTTSLSSRSGDPDVYMTGAYQCWDYATSGYMVDLNTFLNDPAKTAPDYDYADFFPGIVGALRWDLVPGHKVGTGGQWALPIGFEDNVLMYNIEVFDKFGVKPPKTIDELLELTKKLNEFEGKGTYALAVRGTRNWATIHPGYMTTFANYGATDLVIEDGKLVSKVNSPEAVAMTDMWVQLIKAGGSPTWSSYTWYQCGADLGARKAAMLFDADCNGYFQSVPGASSQSGKIAFAPPPLPKGKTEIKSNLWVWSLAMNATSKQQDAAWLFLQYFTGKEFQSWSVTEWKSVDPPRKSVFDNPAFQKIIEATPGFKETFEATVPGTTIYFTPNPYFFELTTEWAATLQDLVAGNYKSTQEAMDQLKVKMDRALADVEVK; encoded by the coding sequence TTGAAGAAAATAGTGCTTCTGCTCGTCGTTACTATGTTCCTGATCAGCGCAGGCACGGCTGTTGCCGCTGAATTCAACTGGAAACAGTGTGAAGGTAGGACTATCAAGGTTCTGTTCAACCAGCACCCCTATGCTGAAGGAATCATCAAGAAATTGCCGGAATTCGAAGCTAAAACGGGCATCAAGGTTGTACACACCATGATCCCCGAGGAGAATTACTTCGATAAGCTCACCACATCTCTCAGCAGCAGATCGGGAGACCCCGACGTCTACATGACGGGCGCCTACCAGTGCTGGGACTATGCCACATCCGGGTACATGGTCGATCTCAACACGTTCTTGAACGATCCCGCAAAGACAGCCCCCGACTACGACTATGCCGACTTCTTCCCCGGTATCGTCGGCGCTCTTCGCTGGGATCTCGTCCCCGGCCACAAGGTCGGAACGGGCGGGCAGTGGGCGCTCCCCATCGGCTTTGAAGACAACGTTCTTATGTACAACATCGAGGTCTTCGACAAGTTCGGTGTAAAGCCTCCGAAGACCATCGACGAACTTCTCGAACTGACGAAGAAGCTCAACGAATTCGAAGGCAAGGGAACATATGCGCTCGCAGTCCGCGGCACCCGCAACTGGGCCACAATCCATCCGGGCTACATGACCACGTTCGCCAACTACGGCGCGACCGACCTTGTTATTGAAGACGGCAAGCTGGTCTCCAAGGTGAACTCTCCCGAAGCCGTAGCGATGACCGACATGTGGGTCCAGCTTATAAAAGCCGGAGGCTCCCCCACCTGGTCGTCGTACACATGGTACCAGTGCGGAGCGGATCTTGGTGCCCGGAAGGCCGCAATGCTCTTCGACGCCGACTGCAACGGCTACTTCCAATCCGTGCCGGGCGCTTCCAGCCAGTCTGGGAAGATCGCCTTCGCGCCTCCTCCTCTGCCCAAGGGCAAGACGGAGATCAAGTCCAACCTCTGGGTGTGGTCTCTCGCCATGAACGCAACATCTAAACAGCAGGACGCAGCGTGGCTCTTTCTGCAGTACTTCACAGGCAAGGAGTTCCAGTCTTGGTCCGTGACGGAGTGGAAATCGGTGGATCCCCCCCGCAAATCCGTCTTCGACAACCCCGCATTCCAGAAGATTATCGAAGCCACTCCGGGGTTCAAGGAGACCTTCGAGGCCACCGTGCCCGGAACGACCATCTACTTCACGCCGAACCCCTACTTCTTCGAGCTTACGACGGAATGGGCCGCCACGCTTCAGGATCTCGTGGCAGGCAATTACAAGTCCACCCAGGAAGCCATGGACCAACTGAAGGTGAAGATGGACAGAGCTCTTGCGGACGTCGAGGTAAAATAG
- a CDS encoding sugar phosphate isomerase/epimerase yields the protein MKKQRFEEKNAAILDAFDALRKQHPEKLKERLKLSWSNWGFGMETLDDSCARLAAAGVEYIELHGNMYGPDLGYKTEETLAVLKKYDMKVSGVCGMFSVHNDLSSNIPHQRQAAVDYIRRVVPFTSSVGGSYMLVVPGAVGRPDAYDDGEFHRSVETLKIAADLFVQYNVKAAVEPIRADEVSLVHTIAEAGEYIAAVGHPGVRHINGDLYHMQSAEAHLGTAILEAGERLVNLHLADSNRLALGDGSLDIDTVIRALYLIGYNSGNRFITAEPLGPGGNPYAAMNGLPDKGALDDLVKKTVSYFREREEAVLRG from the coding sequence TTGAAGAAACAGCGTTTTGAAGAGAAGAACGCCGCCATTCTCGATGCTTTCGATGCTTTACGGAAACAGCATCCCGAGAAGTTGAAGGAGCGTCTAAAACTCTCATGGAGCAACTGGGGGTTTGGTATGGAGACTCTGGATGATTCGTGCGCCCGTCTCGCTGCAGCGGGCGTGGAATATATAGAGCTCCATGGGAATATGTACGGCCCCGATCTGGGCTATAAGACGGAGGAGACTCTTGCCGTACTGAAAAAGTACGATATGAAGGTCTCGGGAGTGTGCGGTATGTTCTCCGTCCACAACGACCTCTCCTCCAATATTCCCCACCAGCGGCAAGCCGCGGTGGACTACATTCGCAGGGTGGTTCCGTTTACAAGCTCCGTGGGCGGTTCATACATGCTGGTGGTCCCCGGCGCCGTGGGGCGTCCGGATGCCTACGACGACGGCGAGTTTCACCGTAGCGTGGAGACGTTGAAAATTGCGGCGGATCTTTTTGTTCAGTATAATGTGAAAGCCGCAGTGGAGCCTATTCGCGCCGATGAAGTGAGTCTCGTCCATACAATAGCCGAAGCCGGAGAGTATATCGCGGCAGTGGGCCATCCGGGAGTTCGTCATATCAACGGCGACCTGTATCATATGCAAAGCGCCGAAGCCCACCTTGGAACGGCGATTCTCGAGGCAGGGGAACGGCTGGTCAATCTTCATCTTGCAGACAGCAACCGCCTTGCTCTCGGCGACGGTTCTCTTGATATCGATACGGTGATTCGGGCGCTGTACCTCATCGGCTACAACAGCGGCAATCGTTTCATTACCGCCGAACCGTTGGGTCCCGGAGGGAATCCGTACGCCGCGATGAATGGCCTTCCGGACAAAGGAGCTCTTGACGATTTGGTAAAGAAAACAGTCTCGTATTTCCGCGAAAGAGAAGAAGCGGTGCTTCGGGGCTGA